Genomic window (Desulforhopalus sp.):
CAATTCATGTCTGACAAGAAAAAATCCCTGACAGTTTTTAAAACCGACCGGCACGAGGATATCGCCGCCATCATCGGTTCGGGAATCGTTGTAATCGTCGTACTTACCTATATGGCCTTCGTGGTGCCGTCCGTATCCATCAAACCGCAGCGCGATGGCAAGCTCGTGGAGATCTTTGTCAAGGAAGGTGCCGAAATCAAAGCGGGCGATAAGCTTTTCTCCCTCGAAGTGGTGAAGAAAAAGTGGGTCAATAACGTCATGGAAGAGAAAAACGTTGTTGAGGAGTTCACCTCGAAGGCCGGCGGCAAGGTGTTGAAGGTTGCCGGCAAGCCCGGCGACAAGGTGAAGAAGGACAAAGGGGCAATCGTCGAACTGGAGCACCAGAAGGGAACCCTGCCTTGATGAAAATCCTCCTTGCCCTTGATGACAATCCCCGTGCCGTGGCTGAGGCCTTGCGCCTGGCCCGCGAGCGTGGCGCGAGCCTCAATGCCCTGTTCGTCGTCGATGCCACCTGGGAAATGTTCATCGGTCATGACTGGTTGTCCGGCTGCAATGCCCGTATCGGCTTTCTCGAATATATGCTGGCGCAGGAAGAAGATGCGGCGGTGATGGCCTTGAAGGCCTATACGGAGCAGGTCGGCGAGGTTCCCGGGGAACTGCTCACCGTCACCGGTGACGTGGTTGAGGAGATTCGCAGGGAGGTGGCCAAGGGCTATGATCTCTTGGTCATGTCCAGCCCGTTTACCCGTGGCCTTACGATCATGCGTGACCCGCTGGCGAAAATAGTGAAAAAGCTGGCCTGTGACGTGTTGTTGGTCAGGCCCGCCGCCAAGGGGCAGGGATCGCCCTGAGGCAGGGGCAAAGTAAAAGCTGTAGCTAGTAAAACGGCAGGGAGGGTTCGACGGGCTCTTCCTGCCGTTTTGCCTTTTACGGCGCTGCAGGTGTCGAAAAATCCTTGCTTCCTGCACCGTACCGGCTACCCTTCAAAAAACATGAAGGCCGTTGCCGGGTGGTAATGGCCAGGTGGCACTCCTCCCCATTTTCTTTCAAGGTTTGGTAATGACCGCCAATCAGCAAACTGCACAAAGTCGCAATAGACACCCAGGCTTCCAGGCCAAATTCCTGCTGGTACTTGCGGCGATACTCATCATCTTTTCCGGGCTGACCGCCTCGACCATCTATCACCATGAGATGGAGAATCTCGAGCAGAATGCCCACGAAAAGACCGAGCTGGTCATGAAGGCCATCGAGGCCAACAGGAATTACGTCCAGGATGTGCTTCGGCCGGCCATGTACAAGGAGTTGGGTGAGCGGCGGTTTGTTTTGGAGGCCATGTCGTCTTCCTATATCAGTCGGATGATCATGGAGAGATTCAACCACGAGGTGCCCGGCTTCGTGTACCGCCGGGTGGCCATCAATGCCAAAAATCCCGCCTATGAGGCGGGTGCCCTGGAAACGGAAATGATTCAACGTTTCCAAAGGGATGGCCAATTAAAAGAATGGCAGGGGATTCTAGAAATGGAAGGGGAAAAATATTTCATGCGCTTTCAGCCGGTTGTCTTCAAGGAGGCCTGTCTGAACTGCCACGGCGATCCGGCGTCCGCGCCGCAGGAGGTAATCGACGGCTATGGGACAACACGAGGCTACGGCCACACCTCGGGGGCGATCTCCGGGGTCATCGGTCTTGGCATGCCCATCGATGTCAATCTGCAAAAGATTAAGGACTTTACTCTGGCGCTCTTTATCGGGGTGGTGCCCTCGATCATCTTTGTCTACGTCATCATCAATACCTTTTTTAACCGCTATATAGCGAGTAATCTCCGTAATATAATCAGTTTTTTCCGAACAAACATCCGCGATGCCGAGGGGCAGACCATCTTCGACAGCTCCCAGAAGATGGATGCCATTGAAGAGCTTATCGCCGCCGCCAAGACCATCGCCGACCAGATACAGGTCAGGCAAAGCACCCTGGAGCGTTATGCCGAGGAGATTCTCCGTAGCAAGAATATTCTGCAATCGGTATTTGACGGGATCACCGATCCGGTGGTGCTTCTTGGCCGCGAAGGCCGGATCAAGGTGGTCAATGCGGCCTTTCTCCAGCGCTATGCCATGTCGATGCAGCAGGTGGTTGGCCAAAAGACCTCAGACCTTCTGGCCAATGCCTGCTGTCCGCTGGTGCAGTGCGACGATGTCCTGGCGGCCTTTCCCGATCATCCGATAAGCCGTGAAATCCGCATGCAGAGCGGTGAAATCTTTCTCATCCATTTCTATCCGATCGAGGTGCAGGGGAATAAGGCGGAAAGCCTTGTCTGCTACGTCAAGGATATCACCGAGCAAAAAAGGCTCGAAGGCAAAATTCAGAATACCGAGAAAATAGCCTCTATAGGTATGCTGGCGGCGGGAATTGCCCATGAAATCAACAACCCCCTGGGGGTCATTTTGTGCCATATCGATCTTATCAAGGGCGAGGCCAATCTTGCCCCGGAGGTGCGGTCTGATCTGGAAATCATCGAGAAACACGCCGGCAATTGCCGGACAATTATCGCTGATCTCCTGAAGTTTGCCCACCAGCAACCGACGGTAAAAGAGGCATGTTCGCTGAACGCGATTATCGGCGATGTGATGCTTATGGTCGGTAGCCAGTTCCGCAAACAGCGGATTACGGTCGAGACTTTTCTTGATGACGCCATTCCACCGCTAGTTCTTGACAAAGACAAGATCAAGCAGGTTGTCCTCAATATCCTGCTCAACAGTGCCCAGGCCATCGAGGAAGGAGGAAGAATTACCGTCTCTAGCCGATTTTCAGAGGAGGAGCAGAGAGCCATTCTCATCATTGAGGACGATGGCCCGGGAATCCCGGCGGAGATCATCAACAATATCTTTGACCCCTTCTTTACCAGCAAGCCGCCGGGGAAGGGGACAGGGCTCGGTTTATCGGTGAGTTACGGGATCATTCGCGATCATAACGGCGAGATCACCGCCGAAAGCTCTCCCGGCAAGCCGACCCGCTTTGTCATTTCATTGCCCGTGTAAGGAAGCAAACATGAATAAAAACCGCCTTGTTATTGTCGATGACGAGACCGATATGCGCAACGGACTGCAGCGTCTTATCAGCCGGGAGTTTCCCGGTTTGCAGGTGGTGGCCCTTGCCGATGCCGAGAGCGCCATCAGCTATTTTGCCAAGGAGCCCGCCGACCTGGCGCTCCTTGACATTAAAATGCCCGGGATGAACGGCCTGGAGTTACTGCAAAATTTGATCGGCAAAGATCCGTGGCTGACTGCGGTAATGATGACCGGCTATGGCTCGATCGAGGTTGCCGTTGAGGCCATTAAACTCGGGGCCTATGATTTTATAACCAAACCGTTTGAGCAGGAGGTCATCTTTCGCACCCTCAGCAAGGCGATTGAGCGTAATCGTTTGCTCCGGGAAAACTCCACCCTGAAAGAGCAGGTTTGCGGTCAGACAATAAGTCATGGATTTGTTGGTAAATCACCGGTTTTTCAGAAGTTTCGCAGTAACCTTGAGATCATCGCTCGCACCAACTATACCGTTCTGGTGCGCGGTCAGTCGGGAACCGGCAAGGAATTGACGGCACGGGCCCTGCACAACCTCAGCGACCGCCGTAAGAAGCCGCTGGTTATGGTCAATTGTCCGGCAATTCCCGAACATCTTCTCGAATCCGAGCTGTTTGGCTATGTGCGCGGGGCCTTCACCAATGCCAATCAGGATCAGCAAGGCCTGGTTGCCGCGGCGGACGGGGGAACGCTGTGCCTTGACGAGGTGGGGGATCTACCGTTTTCCATCCAGAGTAAATTGCTGCGGGTACTGCAGGAGCGAGAGATTAAACCGCTTGGCTCGACCAGGACCGTCAAGGTCGATATCCGGGTCATCGCCCTGACCAATCTGGACCTTGAAAAAATGATAGCGGATAAAAAATTCCGGGAAGATCTCTACTACCGTTTGACTGGCGTCACTCTGCTCACACCGGCCCTTCGGGAACTGGTCGAGGACATTCCACTGCTGGTTGCCCATTTTACCGAAAAGGTGTGTCTTGAACTGAATTTGCCCCGGAAACAGTTTACCCAAGAGGCCATAACCGCCCTCATGAACAAGGACTGGCCGGGCAACGTCCGGGAACTGGAAAATGTGGTGCGCCGGGCGGTGATGTTCTGTCCGCATCCCCATGTCGGCCTGGAAGATTTGAATTTTCTGGAGACCGCGGTCAGCTTGGCTGGTGAGGAGCGGGCGGCGGATGATTTTGAAAGCAACGGCCAGTTTGAGGCGTACAAAGACGCCAAGGAGCGGATCCTTCGGGGCTTTACCAAAAAGTATCTCAGGGCGCTGCTTCGGAAGACCGCCGGAAATGTCTCGCAAGGTGCTGAGATATCGGGGATATCGCGGGTGGCCCTGCAAAAAATCATGAAGCGCCAGGATATCAGCGGCGCCGATTACCGGTAAAAAGGCTTTGCCACGACAAGGTAAAAGCTGCGGGGAGGGAGTGGATATCCGCGGATAAAGGATGTATCATCGAAGACGATGGGCATGCGGGCTGGCTGGGTAAATGAACTTTGCCCACGCCATGCAAGAAGACGGTCGTCATCACCTGGAGGAGGTCCTTATGAAATGGTTGCAATTTTTCACCCCTGTCGCCTCAATCAGCTGGGATGAGGCAAATAAAATGGTGGCGGATAGTCCGGCGGGCGAGGTGACATTTCTTGATGTCCGGCAGCCGCAGGAATACGCCGCCGGTCACCTGCCGGGCGCGAAACTCCTGCCGCTCGGCGATCTGGAGGGCCGTCTCGGCGAACTTCCCGTCGATAAGCCCATTGTCATTTACTGAGCGATGGGCGGACGCAGCCGGGTTGCTGCGCAGATGCTCTCCGGCAAAGGCTTTCAGAAGCTCTACAATCTTTCCGGCGGGATAAAGGCCTGGGGCAAGGAGGTGGCAGTGGGGCCGGAGGATGTCGGCATGCATCTCTTTGTCGGGGCGATCAGCTCCATGGAGGCAATCATCGTCGGTTTTGGTTTGGAGATGGGTCTTCGGGACTTTTATCTGGCCATGGAAAAGAGGACGAAACGCCAGGAAACCAAGGACCTCTTCGGCAAACTGGCCGCCATTGAGACCCTCCACCAGGAACAACTGGTGGGTTTGTACGGCGAGGTTACCGGCAAGCGCCTGTCGGTTGCCGAGTTTGCCGGCAAAATCGCCGAACCGGCGATGGAGGGCGGCTTGACCACCGAACAATATCTGGCGCGGTACAACACCAATCTCGATTCGGAAATCGAGGTGCTGTCGCTGGCCCTGGCGATAGAGGCACAGGCCCTTGACCTGTACCTGCGGGCGGCGGAAAAGGGCGGCGAAGGCGAGGGGCGGCAGGTCTTGCTGCGGATTGCCGGGGAGGAACGCGGCCATATCGCCAGGTTGAGCAACTACATTGACCAGCAGAGGGACCTTTCATGAGAAAACGTCTTGTCCTCATCGGCGGCGGCCATGCCCATATGGTGACTCTGGCCAGGCTCAAAAGCTTTATCGATAAGGGTTTCGAGGTTACCGTTATTCAGCCTTCCGAATACCATTATTACAGCGGTATGGGGCCGGGCATGCTCGGCGGGACCTACCTGCCGGAGGAGATTCGTTTTGCTACCCGCCGGCAGGTGGAGAGCAAGGGCGGCCGCTTCATCCTCGGCAAGGCCCGGCGGATCGATGCCGATAGGCGGCTGGTATATCTTGAGGACAGCGAAGAGGCGATCGCCTTTGATGTCCTGTCGTGCAATGCTGGTTCCTACGTGCCGCGGGAGATGATCTCCGGCAAATTTCCGACGGTTTTTACCCCGAAACCCATTGAGGAATTGCTGGTTGCCAGGCAAAAGGTCCTTGAAGTGGCTGGGCAGGGCAAGTGCACCGTCGCGGTGGTCGGCAGCGGACCGTCGGCGATCGAGATTGCCGGCAATATTCACCAGTTGTGCCGCCAGCAGTCGGTGCATATGCCAACCATCCGGCTGTTTTGTGGCAGGAGCTTTATGGCCGGGCGGCCGGCTCGGGTTCGACTTCTGGTGCGAGATGTTCTTGCGCGTAAAGGTGTGGAGATTCTTGAGGTGGGTCGGGTGCGGCAGATTGACGGGCAGCGGGTTGTTCTTGAGAATGGTCAGGAATACCAGGCCGATATCACCTTTGCGGCGGTGGGGGTCAAGCCGTCGCAGATCTTTGCCCGTTCCGGTCTACCGGTCGGTCCGGACGGCGGCCTGCAGGTCAACGAATACCTCCAGTCCACCGGGTATCCATATATCTTTGGCGGTGGTGACTGCATCCATTTTACCCCACAGCCCCTCGATAAGGTCGGGGTATATGCAGTGCGGCAAAATCAGGTGCTGTACGGCAATCTCCTCGCCTGCCTGGAAGAGCGGCCTCTTGAAAAATTTTCGCCCGGCGGCAGCTATCTTCTGGTGTATAATCTGGGCGACGGTGAAGGGGTGCTGGCCAAATGGTTTCTGGCCTTTGCCGGCAAGCTGGCCTTTGTTCTAAAAGACAAGATAGATCGCCGGTTTATCAGAACATTTCAGGAAACAACGAATGCCGCCTAGAGGTTTCTGCAACCGCTAGAAACCGCCAGGATCGGCTTTTCCGTCCTTGATCTTCCGGCCAATATCCCTTAAAAGAAAGAGGGGTGCTTGAGTCACCATTCTCCACTACTGTAAAGCCGACTTGAGCTGCATGTCTGTGCCAACGAAACGTATGTTCTTGCGATAAAAATCGAATTATTGGAAAACCTTGAGGGGTGGCTATGAGCAAATGGGAGTGTGGGGTTTGCGGATATATTCACAAGGGCGATGCACCGCCGGATCAGTGCCCGGTCTGTGAGGCCCAGAAAAAGATGTTTACGGAGGTGGTCGAGACAGCGGCGGATCCAGCCCCTCCGGCAAGTGAAGGCGGCAGGCGCTGGCGTTGTCTTGTCTGCGGCTATGTTCATTCCGGCAGTGAGCCGCCGGATAAATGCCCGGTATGCGCCGCCCCGAAGTCCCAGTTTGTCGAAATCGATGCCGAGGGCAATACAATAGGCGAGACCGTTCCCCCTGCCGCACCAATGGAGACTGCTCCGCCTGCAACGGCGGTGACGACGGCACCGGCCGTGGCGGAAGCGCAGGGGTCCGCCAAGGTGGAGACCACCTTCTTTGATACACTCGCCGGACCGGTGCAAAAATTCCACCTGCATCCCATCACCGTCCATTTTCCCAATGGCATATTGCCCGCTGCCGTTGGTTTCCTGGCGATTGCCCTGTTTTTCAATATCACCAGCCTGGAGCTTGCCGCCTTCTACAATTTGATCGCCGTGCTGCTGATGCTGCCGGTCGTCCTGCTGACAGGTTTTATCGAGTGGCAAAAACGCTACAAATGCCTAAAGTCATTCATCTTTATAACGAAGATCCTGTGCAGCCTGGTGGTCCTTGCCGCAACCAGCGTGCTGGTCTTCTGGCGGCTTATCGACCCGGCGGTCATGGCCCCGGAGTCGCCATCAAGGTTTATATATCTGGGGATCGCCGTCGCCCTTCTCGGGGCGGCAGGCCTCGCCGGTCATCTCGGCGGCAAGCTGGTCTTCGGCAGCCGGGGATAGTTGCGCCGGGTCGCTGGTCTGCCTCTTCGTCGCCCCGTTTCCGGCTGTGATTATAGCGGCAGGAACGGGGTGATGTCTTTTTCGTAGCGGTTTTTCACCTTGAAGCCTTTGCCTTGCAGGGCCGCTATCGCCTTTGGGCCATCCTGGCTGGCGACGCGCATCACCAGCTCGGTAATCCCCGGATATCTGTTGTCCGGCCAGCAAAACAAGCTCTGGATATTGATTGCTTCATCCTTCAGGGCATTGGACACCTCCGCTAGTTTGCCGATGCTATCGCGGACAAAGATACTGAGGCGGATGCTCTCTTCACTGATGCCGATGGCCTGCAGGAGCACCGCCATGACGTCGTGGCTGGTGATTATCCCGGCCAAGACCTCGCCTTCCATAACCGGCAGAGCGCTGATTCGGTGCTCCTGCATGATCAGGGCCGCTCGCTCGATGGTGGTGCTGGTGGGGATGGTGACGACGGTTTTGATCATGATCATCGATACCTCAACCTTTTGCAGCAGGTAGTTGAGTTCGTGGATGCTCAGCGAGGTGGCCGGTGATGCCCAATTTTGTTTGAGATCCCGGTCGGAGACGATGCCCACCAGCTTCTTCTTGTCATTGATGACGAGAAGGTGGTCGATCTTGTTCTTGTCGATGAGGTCCCGGGCCTCAACCAGGGTGGTCTTGGGGGAGACGGTGATAAGATCGGTGTGCATTATTCTGTCTATATACATGATTGCAAGGCCTCCATGGTAGAGTTCGTGGGAACAGCATTGTGCGATGAACGCTATAAAAACGTCTGGAAATGTTTGAGAAAAGCTTGATACCGCAGGGCTGGATCGTCCCGAGCAATCTCATTATAGAATGGCTGCCGGGATTGTCAAAGCGAAGATCCCCGCCAGGCTTCAAATTTCCTATAAATATCCGTGGCAACAGGTCGGCAAAGTGTTGACGGGGGAGGGAGAGTGTGGTTTTCTGGGGGCTGAAAAAACACTTGCCGGAAGGCGCGGTTTCAGAGTAGCTTGCTCGGTTATTTTGTCCTCGGAACGCCGGTTTTTTGCGGCCGGTGTACGAAACTTAAACACAATGGCATCAAGAATTCTATTGATCAGGAGAGATCGTGGCACAGATTAAAGACAACGGCCTGTGGCTGTCCGGCAATGAAGCCATAGCACTTGGGGCCTATGAGGCCGGTGTAAAGGTTGCATCCGGCTACCCTGGAACACCTTCCACGGAGATTATGGAAAACCTCTCGGCCTATGCAGGGGTTTATACCGAATGGGCGCCCAATGAGAAGGTCGGCCTGGAGGTGGCTATCGGCGCCTCGTTCGCCGGCACCAGGGCCCTTGCCACGATGAAACATGTCGGGGTCAATGTCGCCGCCGATCCGCTCTTCACTGCCGCCTATACCGGTGTCTGCGGTGGACTGGTGGTAGTCAGCGCCGATGATCCGGAGATGCATTCGTCGCAAAACGAGCAGGACAACCGCAACTACGCCTTCGCCGCTAAGGTGCCGATGCTCGAACCCTCTGAGCCCAGTGAGGCGAAAGAGATGGTCAAGCTGGCCTTTCGCCTGAGCGAGGAGCTTGATACCCCGGTCATGCTGCGGGTCACTACCCGCGTGTCGCACGTCAAGGGTGTGGTGGAAAGAGGCGCGATGCAGACCAGCAACGCCGCCTGCGGCATCAACAAGATCCCCGGTAAACTGGTCATGCTGCCGGCTATCGCCAGGCAGCGCCGCGTCGTCGTCGAACAGCGCATGAACAAATGCCGGGAGCTGGCCGAGACCATCGACATCAACCGCATCGAGGCGGGCGACACCAAGAGGGGCTTCATCACCGCAGGCGTCTCCTATCTTTACGTCAAGGAGGCATTTCCCGAGGCTGCTGTTCTTAAGCTTGGCATGTGCTGGCCGCTGCCGGAGAAGAAGATCCGCGAGTTTGCCGCCATGGTCGATGAGCTGGTGATCGTCGAGGAACTTGATCCGTTTCTTGAGACGCACATCAAGGCGATGGGCGTTGCCTGCCGCGGCAAGGACCGCATCCCCAACCAGGGCGAACTGAACACCGCCATCGTCCGCGAGGCGATCAGCCCCGGCTCAGGCCCCGAGCTCTTCGCCCCTGTTGAGTTGCCCAACCGGCCGCCGAATATGTGCGCCGGCTGCCCGCATCGCGGCATCTTCTTCAACCTGTCGCGGATGAAGGTCTTTGTCTCCGGCGATATCGGCTGTTATACCCTCGGTTTTCTGCCGCCGCTGTCGGCCATGGATTCCTGCGTCTGCATGGGCGCCTCGATCCCCATCGCCCACGGCATGGCCAAGGCCCTTGGCGAGGACGGCCACAACAAGGTGGTGTCGGTTATCGGTGACTCGACCTTTATCCACTCGGGCATCACCGGCCTGATCAACACCGTTTATAACAATTCCGCCTCGACGCTGATCATCCTCGATAACCGCATCACCGCCATGACCGGCCAGCAGCACAACCCGGCCTCCGGCTATTCCATCAAGGGTGAGGCGGCGGCAAGTCTTGATCTGGTAGCCCTGTGCCGGGCAGTGGGTGTCAAGCATGTCTATACCGTCAACCCCCACGACATCGTCGAGAGCCGCAAGGTCCTCAAGGAGGCGGTGGAGTTGCAGGAACCGTCGGTGGTTATCTCCCAGGCGCCCTGCGTCCTGCTGCCGGAGATGAAGGCGCGGCGGCCGGTGTCCTACTTCACCAATCAGGAAAACTGTGTCGGCTGCATGTCGTGCATCCGTCTCGGCTGCCCGGCCATCAGCTGGACCGCCTTTGCTGACGGCGAGGCGGAAAGCCGCGGCTACCGCGCGACCCAGAAGGGGCTTTCGAAGATTGACGAGGTGGTCTGCAACGACTGCGGCCAGTGCGCCTCACTGTGTAAGTTCAATGCCATTACCCGCGGGGAGGGGAAGAAATGAAAGAACAAGGCAATATCCTCTTTTCCGGAGTAGGCGGCCAGGGCATCTTACTCGCCAGTGAAATCACCGTCTACGGTCTCTTGGCCGCCGGTTTTGACGCCAAGAAGAGCGAGGTGCACGGCATGGCCCAGCGCGGCGGCTCGGTCACCGCTCAGCTGCGTTATGGCAAGAAGGTTTACTCGCCGCTCATTGAGCCGGGCTGTGCCGATATCCAGATGGCCTTCGAGATGATGGAAGCGGTGCGCTACCTGCCCTATCTGCACAAGGGCAGCACGGTCATCGTCAATACCCAGAAGATCCTGCCGCCCTCCGTCGCCACCGGCCAGGCGAGGTATCCAGAGGACGTTCTCGACCATCTGCGCCAGCGGCAGATCAAGGTCGTACCCGTCGACGCCTTCGACATCGCCCGGGAGGTCGGCGAGATGAAGACCGCCAATGTGGTGATGGTTGGGGCGCTGTCGGCATTTTTGCCGGTTGACCCCGCCGTTCTCGAAGAGGTCATCCGCACCCGGGTACCGGAGCGCTTCCGCGACGTAAACCTGCAGGCCTTCCAAGCCGGACGAAAAGTTAGCCAATAACGACAGTGAATATAGCCAGTTAGGAAACAGGGAGAGGAACCATGTCAGTACATTATTGGGATGAAGAGATGGAGACCCTGCCACGGGTCGGATTGGAATCAATCCAGCTGCGGCGCTTGAAGCATCTGGTGGCAAGGGTGTACCGGACGGTTGAACCCTATCGCCGCAAGATGGATGCGGCCGGCGTCAAGCCTGAAGATATTAAAAGCCTTGCTGATTTGGCCAAACTGCCCTTTACGGTCAAGGACGATCTGCGCGACAACTATCCCTTCGGCCTTTTCACTGTTCCCATGGAAGAGGTGGTGCGGGTCCACGCCTCATCGGGAACCACCGGCAAGGCGACCGTTGTCGGCTATACCGCAAAAGACATCGAGACCTGGTCGAATGTCATGGCCCGCGCCCTGTGCTGCGCCGGCGCCACCAAAGGCGATATGATCCACAACGCCTACGGCTACGGTCTTTTTACCGGCGGTCTTGGCGCCCACTACGGCATCGAGAGACTGGGGGCGACGGCCATTCCGGTATCCGGCGGCAATTCCAAGCGGCAGATCAACATCATGAAGGATTTCGGCTCGACGGTGCTGCTCTCCACGCCGTCCTACGCCCTCAATCTTGCCGATGCCATGGATGCCATGAAGATCGACCCGAAGTCGCTGTCGCTGCGCGTCGGGATCTTCGGCGCCGAGCCGTGGAGTGAGAGCATGCGTGAGGAAGTGGAGCGTAAGCTCAATCTCAAGGCGACCGATATCTACGGCCTGTCCGAGATCATCGGACCGGGGGTTGCCCAGGAATGTCTGGTGACCGACCGCGGCATGCATATCTGCGAAGACCATTTCCTGCCGGAGATCATCAATCCGGAGACCGGCGAGGTATTGCCACCGGGCGAGAAGGGCGAGCTGGTGTTCACGACGCTCACCAAGGAGGCCTTTCCACTCATCCGCTACCGGACCAAGGATATCTCCCGGCTCATTTACGAGCCCTGCGAGTGCGGCCGCACCCTGGTGCGTATGGAAAAAGTCACCGGCCGGACCGATGATATGCTGATCATCCGCGGCGTCAATGTCTTCCCATCGCAGGTCGAGCATGTCCTGCTTGGTGTCGAAGGGGTTGAGCCGCATTACCTGATTGTCGTAGAACGGGAGGGAAATCTTGACACCATGCAGGTGCAGGTCGAGGTCAGCGAAGGAATCTTCTCCGATGAGGTCCGCGTTCTGGAAAATCTGAGCAAGCACATTCAAAAAGAGATTAAAGATCTGCTTGGCGTCACCTGTAAGGTGAAACTGGTTGAACCGAAGACCATCCAGCGCAGTGAAGGCAAGGCGCAGCGGGTTATCGACAAGCGAAAAATCTGAGAGAAGAGGGATACTATGCTGGTAGAACAAATTGCCGTATTTTTAGAGAATAAGTCCGGACGACTGGCGGAGATCACCGCCATCCTCGCCGAAAACGCCATCAACATTCGCGCCCTGTCTGTCGCCGATACCGCCGATTTCGGCATCCTCCGGCTGATCGTCGACAAGGTCGAGCAGGCCAAGGCGGTACTCCGTGAAAACGGCTTTACCGTTGGCAAGACCCAGGTCCTGGCAGTAGAGGTGGAGGATAAGACTGGGGGCCTCGCCAGGGTGCTGAAGTGCATCAAAGAGGCCGGAATCAACGTCGAGTATATGTACGCCTTCGTCAATAAAACCGGGGAAAACGCCGTATTGATCTTCCGTTTCGAGAAGATGGAAGAGGCGATGGCCACCCTGCAAAAGGAAGGTTTTACCATCCTCAGCCGGGAGCAGATCTGCGGCCTGTAATTCCAATTGTCAATCAAGCATTAACTGTAGCTGCTGGGCTGTGCGGCTCCTCGCCGTACTGCTCTGTACTGTCTCGTCGTTGCTGGCTTGCAGCTTCGTTTCCATCTTGATTTAGAAATCATCTTGATTTAGAAATGGAATAATTCAAGCGGGGCAGCTCTCTGCGGTCGGCCCGTTTCACCTCAACCGTTACCTTTGAAACCACTATGTACTGGCAAAAAGATCAAGAGTGTCTGCCTCGGCCGGAGCTTCTAAAACTGCAGCTTGAACGGCTTACCCGCACCCTCTGCCGGGTGGCCAATAATGTGCCGTTTTATCGCAACAAATTCAGTGAATTGAATCTCCATCCGGAGAAGATGCGGAGCCTTGAGGAGTTGCGCGACTATCCCTTTACCACCAAACAGGACCTCCGCGATAACTATCCCTACGGCCTGTTCGCCGTGCCACTGCGCGATGTCGTCCGGGTGCATTCCTCCTCGGGAACCACCGGGATGGCCACGGTAGTCGGCTATAGCCGCAACGATATTGTCACCTGGTCGGACCTGGTGGCGAGAATTCTCTGCGGCGCCGGTGTCACCCCCGATGATGTTATCCAGATCGCCTTCGGCTATGGCCTGTTCACCGGCGGTTTTGGTCTGCATTATGGCGCCGAGCGGCTCGGGGCCTCGGTCATTCCCATATCCTCCGGCAACACCAAACGGCAGATCCAGATCATGCAGGATTTCAAGAGTACCGCCCTGGTCTGCACCCCGTCCTACGCCCTGAAAATGGCCGATGTGATGATGGATATGGGGATCAATCCCAATGGCCTGTCCCTGCGCTACGGCCTGTTCGGCGCCGAACCCTGGTCGGAGGCGATGCGCCAGGAGATCAACAGCCGCTTAGGCATCCGGGCCACCGACAACTACGGCCTATCGGAGATAATGGGACCGGGCGTTGCCGGCGAATGCCAGGAATGTAACGGTCTGCATATCAACGAAGATCATTTCCTGGTC
Coding sequences:
- a CDS encoding ACT domain-containing protein, which encodes MLVEQIAVFLENKSGRLAEITAILAENAINIRALSVADTADFGILRLIVDKVEQAKAVLRENGFTVGKTQVLAVEVEDKTGGLARVLKCIKEAGINVEYMYAFVNKTGENAVLIFRFEKMEEAMATLQKEGFTILSREQICGL
- a CDS encoding phenylacetate--CoA ligase, translating into MYWQKDQECLPRPELLKLQLERLTRTLCRVANNVPFYRNKFSELNLHPEKMRSLEELRDYPFTTKQDLRDNYPYGLFAVPLRDVVRVHSSSGTTGMATVVGYSRNDIVTWSDLVARILCGAGVTPDDVIQIAFGYGLFTGGFGLHYGAERLGASVIPISSGNTKRQIQIMQDFKSTALVCTPSYALKMADVMMDMGINPNGLSLRYGLFGAEPWSEAMRQEINSRLGIRATDNYGLSEIMGPGVAGECQECNGLHINEDHFLVEVLDPDTLEPVAPGEVGELVLTTLTKEAFPVIRYRTRDLTRLITEPCPCGRTLVRMSRIMGRSDDMLIIKGVNVFPTQIEAVLFDIEGTEPHYRLIVERENNQDKLTVLVEVVESIFFDEMKKQKALVETIKKRLASELGIGVEIKLVEERSLERFEGKGARVIDKRQL